The sequence below is a genomic window from Halosolutus gelatinilyticus.
CGATCTGGGTCTCCGAGGAATCGCCGTTGAGCTCCGTGGAGACGCCGGACTTCGTCAGCTGGGTACCGAGGTTGACCTCGATCCAGTTGATCGTCGCGTAGGTGTCGGCGTCGCCGCGCTTGAGCGCGAAGTTGTAGGCCTCCTCCGAGAGGTTCTGGAGGCTGCCGTACTGAACCGAACTGTTCTCGCCGGCGACGACCTCGACGATGCCGCTGTAGTACTGTTCGTCCTGCTCGGCGCCGGTCGACTGGCGCTCTAGGATCGTGACCGAGGAGGACTCCTCGGTGACGACGAGCGTGTAGTTGAACAGCGAGCGGGAGTTCTGCTCGGTCCGAATCGTGACGTCCTCGGCGTCGACACCCTCGGGGACGTAGATCACGGTCCCGGTGCTAAACAGCGCCGTCGAGAGCGCCGTCAGGTAGTTCTCCTGGGGATCGACGACGGAGCCGAAGTGCTCCCGGAGGAGCTCCTCGTGTTCGTCGACCGCCTCGCTCCAGGGCAGGACGTCGGCCTCATCGGGGCCGACCTGGTCTTTGTTCTCCGCCACGTTCAGCGGGTCCACGAGCGACTCGAAGTCGAGCTCGTGGAGGTTCGTCCAGTTGCGACCCGGCGTTCGGATGACGTCGGGCATGTCGAGCCCGGAGAGCGCCTCGAGCGCCTCGAGACGCGTCTCGAGCAGCCAGTCGGGCTCGTCGAGTCCCTCGCTGATTTCGCGTACCTGTTCTTCGGTCAGATTGGCGTGTACCTGCGTTCCTGCGCTCATATTATCCGAGGCTCCCTTCCATCTCGAGTTCGATGAGACGGTTGAGTTCGACCGCGTACTCGATCGGCAGTTCCTCCGTGATCGGCTCGATGAAGCCGGCGACGATCATCTTCTTGGCGTCGTCGTCGTCCAGACCGCGGCTCTGGAGGTAGAAGATGTCCTCGTCGCCGATCTTGCCGACCGTCGCCTCGTGAGCGACGTCGACCTTCGACTCCTCGATCTCCATGTACGGCATGGTGTCCGAGGTGGACTCGTTGTCGAACATCAGCGCGTCGCACTCCACCGCAGTGGAGGAGTTCTCGGCGCCGTCGGCGATGTGGACGAGACCGCGGTAGTTGGTGCGGCCGCCGTCCTTGGAGATCGACTTGGACTCGATGGTCGACTTCGTGTTCGGCGCGTTGTGGTAGACCTTCGCACCGGTGTCGATGTTCTGGCCCTTGCCGGCGAAGGCGATCGTGATGTGGGTGTCGGTCGCGCCGCGCCCCTTGAGGATCGAGCACGGGTAGAGCATGGTGGCCTTCGAGCCCATGCTGCCGGAGACCCACTCCATCGTGCCGTTCTCCTCGACGATGGCGCGCTTGGTGTTGAGGTTGAAGGTGTTCTTCGACCAGTTCTGGACGGTCGAGTACTGGACGTGGGCGTCCTCCTTGACGAAGACCTCAACGCCGCCGGAGTGGAGGTTGTGGGTGCCGTACTTGGGCGCGGAACAGCCCTCGATGTAGTGGACCTCGCTGCCGGGTTCGGCGATGATGAGCGTGTGCTCGAACTGGCCCATCCCCTCGGAGTTCATGCGGAAGTACGCCTGGACGGGCATCTCGACCGTGACGTCCTCGGGGACGTAGACGAAGCTCCCGCCGGACCAGACGGCGCCGTGTAGCGCTGCGAACTTGTTGTCGCTCGGCGGCACGCAGGTCGTCATGAAGTACTCCTTGACGAGTTCGGGATGCTCCCGAACGGCCTCGTCCATGTTGCAGAAGATGACGCCCTTTTCCTCCCACTGCTCCTGCATGTTCTGATAGACGATCTCGGACTCGTACTGGGCACCCACGCCGGAGAGGGCGTTCTTCTCCGCTTCCGGGATGCCGAGCTTGTCGAAGGTGTCCTTGATCTCGTCGGGCAGTTCCGTCCAGTCGTCGACGCCTTCGCGCTTGTCGACGTCCGGCCGGATGTACGGGACGATCTCTTGGACGTCCAGTTCGGACAGGTCCGGCTGCCCGGGCCAGTCCGTCGGCATCGGCATGTTCTGGTACTGCTTGAGCGCGCGGAGGCGCCGCTCGAGCATCCAGTCGGGCTCGTCCTTGTCCTCGGAGATCATCCGGATGATCTCCTCGGTCAGC
It includes:
- the sufD gene encoding Fe-S cluster assembly protein SufD: MSAGTQVHANLTEEQVREISEGLDEPDWLLETRLEALEALSGLDMPDVIRTPGRNWTNLHELDFESLVDPLNVAENKDQVGPDEADVLPWSEAVDEHEELLREHFGSVVDPQENYLTALSTALFSTGTVIYVPEGVDAEDVTIRTEQNSRSLFNYTLVVTEESSSVTILERQSTGAEQDEQYYSGIVEVVAGENSSVQYGSLQNLSEEAYNFALKRGDADTYATINWIEVNLGTQLTKSGVSTELNGDSSETQIVGAFYGHNDQHFDLDAKVWHRAEHTTADLVTRGVTDDIARSVYEGVQDVGKDAWDTSSYQRENTLMLSDESEADASPKLIINNHDTEASHSATVGQIDREDLLYMTSRGVDPRAARNMLVEGFFVPVLEEIAVDELRDDLEELVAARLRQRN
- the sufB gene encoding Fe-S cluster assembly protein SufB, translated to MSSEQDHLKETDTEARFEFKKEQNAAVKSDKGLTEEIIRMISEDKDEPDWMLERRLRALKQYQNMPMPTDWPGQPDLSELDVQEIVPYIRPDVDKREGVDDWTELPDEIKDTFDKLGIPEAEKNALSGVGAQYESEIVYQNMQEQWEEKGVIFCNMDEAVREHPELVKEYFMTTCVPPSDNKFAALHGAVWSGGSFVYVPEDVTVEMPVQAYFRMNSEGMGQFEHTLIIAEPGSEVHYIEGCSAPKYGTHNLHSGGVEVFVKEDAHVQYSTVQNWSKNTFNLNTKRAIVEENGTMEWVSGSMGSKATMLYPCSILKGRGATDTHITIAFAGKGQNIDTGAKVYHNAPNTKSTIESKSISKDGGRTNYRGLVHIADGAENSSTAVECDALMFDNESTSDTMPYMEIEESKVDVAHEATVGKIGDEDIFYLQSRGLDDDDAKKMIVAGFIEPITEELPIEYAVELNRLIELEMEGSLG